A stretch of DNA from Triticum dicoccoides isolate Atlit2015 ecotype Zavitan chromosome 2A, WEW_v2.0, whole genome shotgun sequence:
GACAGAGAAAATTCTCACATATAAAACGATGAAGAACCTATATAAATTAAGGAAAAACGAAACAAAAACCAACTGAAAATCTTGAAGAAAATTTGTCAAAAAACTATTCGAAGGCGCATAGTCAGAAGAAATGAGTCATACCATTAATTCTTTTGGTGCGTGTTACAACGACAATATGTCACTATAAGCTAAGAATGTGAATTAAGGCAAATAAGATCACGACTCCCGTGAATCACCTCCTGGGTAGGCTGGGCACCTGTGCTCAACTAGATCAGATAATTTTGCCTTTTCTTTtacctttttgtttttgttttattatCCATTTTCTATTTATTGTATTTATTTTATCTTTTTGTGTTTGCTGTTTCATATTTTTCCATTTTTTTCAATTCTTTGTGTAGGAAATATGTAAACActtttgaaaacttcatgaacataTATTCTAACACACGTGAACAAATAATTCAAATACATGGACTTTAAAAAAAATATGAAAGCATATTCTAACTCAGTGAACATTAGAATAATATGAGATGAGCATTGTTCCAAATGCATGAACAATAAGAGATGAGCATTATtccaaatgcatgaacattttttgtggGACATGAGTATTTGCTTTCATGTACAACTTTACTTTATTattaaacttatttttaaattttataaaatataaatacattTTAGATTATTTTTATGAAATGATAAAAATAATGTATTAATGGGCCGCATTGTGACCGGCCCAATACTACTCTCGTTCAGGCCGGGATGCATCAGGacattaggccaactccaccgtgcgaccccaaacggacgcccGTTTTGTCCGGTTTTTGTCCCtttgggtagggatttggggtcgtgtTCGGGGCTGTCCTGAGATGCGGTGGCCGTGCACCCAGCGCGCTGCCGCATCCTTTTACCCCATCCTGTCCGTCAGGGCCAAAAAATGCCCAAATTTGCATCAAAACTAGTTTCGAacccaaatatttgtctgaaaattaaaaATGTTTTACAAACCAATTAaaattgtctttaataaaatagttctacaaccaaatcgaaattgtcttgactgaacataaaATGGACAAATActtctattggttgccaatgtgatcccacacgtgctcaaccaagtcattttgaagattcacatgagtgtgccaatcacgcatctcacggtggaattAGGCAAATTGTTCGAATGTGGTTGGGTCTTGatgcaggggctcaatattttcaccttgataatcaaatccttggtcaaagatactctcatcacgctcgtcctcgacgatcatgttgtgcttgatcacacaagcagtcatcacctcccaaagcttcctttcatcccatgacagtgcagggtttcgaacgataccccaccgggattgaagcacaccaaaagtacgttccacatcctttctaacactctcttgcatttgggcaaatctctttctcttctcaccttggggtttcgagattgtcttcacaaaagttgaccactgaggatatatatcATCTGCTAGATAGTATTCCTTGTTGTAATgatggccgttgatctcaaagttgacaggtggggagtgaccttctgcaagcctcgcgaagaTTGGAGAACGCTGCAACATGTtggtatcattgtgagaacctgccatgccaaagaaagaatgacatatccaaagatcttgtgatgccaccgcttctaatatgacagtgcacccgttaacatgccccttgtactggccctgccaagcaaatggacagttcttccactcccagtgcatacaatctatgttgCCAAGCATACCTGGAAAGCCTCTaactgcgttggtcgccaacaatctctctgtatcagcgacagttggctgcctcaagtactctgcgCCAAagacctcgatcacagcctggcaaaacttgtacattgacatcagacatgttgtctcactcatcgCACATACTtatccaccagatcgcctggaattccatatgcaagcatgcggatggccgcggtgcatttctggtaggaggagaatccaagcttgccaagggcatccatcttgcactcgaagtatgggtcatgagcaaccactccctctcgaatacgattgaacacatgccttgacATACGAAAACGGCAATGAATTTTATCCGTCTTGAAGAGCagggtgttggcaaagtaatcggcatagagcagggcgtggcctctctccctattgcggttcaggttgggagcacggccagggactgcCCCCCTGTACCaaggaagctgccgttgaatatggtcgtgaacgaccagtgcagccaccacaagatcgtcatcatccgacgacgaatcgttCGATAAACAAAGAaagtgatggaagaaaaactcgtctccactgtccatacctttgttggcaaaaggtcaaacaccttgcggtcgtgctggcgaagaggccgcgataaTCATCTCGACGCAgcaggggtggttgccggccggctactggccgctctggagctctcgtcGGAATCTGCCTCGGCCGCCGTGGTACGTCGTCGGCAGTCGTGTCCCCTCTGCCACCGGCAAGGACGACGACGGCCAAACCTCCTCCGATCGACGACCAAAACTACGCCggaagcgcgggcgtggtggcggtCATATCGACGACCAAATCATCTCGACGCAgcaggggtggttgccggccggctactggccgctctggagctctcgtcGGAATCTGCCTCGGCCGCCGTGGTACGTCGTCGGCAGTCGTGTCCNNNNNNNNNNNNNNNNNNNNNNNNNNNNNNNNNNNNNNNNNNNNNNNNNNNNNNNNNNNNNNNNNNNNNNNNNNNNNNNNNNNNNNNNNNNNNNNNNNNNNNNNNNNNNNNNNNNNNNNNNNNNNNNNNNNNNNNNNNNNNNNNNNNNNNNNNNNNNNNNNNNNNNNNNNNNNNNNNNNNNNNNNNNNNNNNNNNNNNNNNNNNNNNNNNNNNNNNNNNNNNNNNNNNNNNNNNNNNNNNNNNNNNNNNNNNNNNNNNNNNNNNNNNNNNNNNNNNNNNNNNNNNNNNNNNNNNNNNNNNNNNNNNNNNNNNNNNNNNNNNNNNNNNNNNNNNNNNNNNNNNNNNNCCGAAGaatagcggcggcgccggcggccgggcggggcggggagagagggtgaagcgttgggagcggagggactgctagtgtcctCAACAGGCGGGCCACGGGGGGACAAGGACGTGCGTCGAGgccgtccgcgcgcgtccgtttcaccccaaaccgagcgcaagtttgggTCGGGGATGGGCTGAAAGcggacggaatccggacatttgtccgtttgaggccgTGCGCTGGGCCGTCTCGTTTGTATCTTTTACCCCAAATGAACGagggcggacaggatagggtcgcgcggtggagttggcgttACTCCACACAGTTCGCCTGCCGCCTCAAAAAAAAAACAACAGTTCGCCTTGTGATAGACCCATTCCCACCTGTAGGTATGCGCCGCAGTTCCTGTCGCCGGAGAACCTCCGCCGGTCACCGTCGCCGGGTTCTCCTGCGAAGACTACCGACCACCGTCGTCATCTCAAAAATCTATGCCCCCTTTGTATTACACCTCTCTCTACCCATTTCGCCGTGATCTGCCTCCGCTGGCCGTATCTGTTCTGGAGTTTTACGGCGGGGATCCTCTAGAGCAGCGTGTGTCCCCCATATGGAAAGACCCAGCAgcggggaggagggagagggggactcTCCCAACGAGACGAGGATCTCGCCGGAGACGGCGGCGGCAGAAGCGGACGACTCCGTCCCGTACATAGGGCAGCGATTCCTGACACACGAAGCGGCGTACGAGCTCTACAGCGGGTTTGCAAAGCAGTGCGGGTTCTCGATCCGGCGGCACCGTACGGAGGGGAAGGACGGCGTGGGCAAGGGTCTGACCCGGCGGTACTTCGTGTGCCACCGCGCCGGCAACACGCCAGCGAAACCCTTCGACGACGGCGCCAAGCAGCAGAGGAACAGGAAGTCCTCCCGCTGCGGGTGCCAGGCGTACCTACGCATTGGTAGGGATGCTGGAGCCGGCGGTCTGGAGTGGCGAGTCACGGGGTTCTCTAACTACCACAACCATGAGCTCCTCCGGCAGGATGAAGTGCGCTTTCTGCCGGCGTACCGTGTCATCTCGGAGTCGGACAGAGACAGGATCTTGGTGTTTGCAAAATCTGGGATCACTGTGCAGCAGATGATGAGGATAATGGAGCTGGAGAAGTGCGTCCAGCCGGGGAGCCTCCCATTTACTGAGAAGGATGtgagaaatctcatacagtccttcAGGAGGTTCGAGCAGGAGGAGGAGAGTGTCGACCTGCTTCAGATGTGCAGAAATGTTAAGGAGAAGGATCCCAATTTCAAGTACGACTTCACCAAAGACGCCAACAACTGCGTTGAGAACATCGCCTGGTCGTACGCATCATCGATCCAGTCTTACGAGGTATTTGGTGATGCTGTTGTGTTTGACACCACTCATCGGCTAACTTCTATTGACATGACACTGGGTATTTGGATTGGAATGAACAATCATGGGATGCCTTGCTTCCTCAGTTGCGTGCTTCTGAGGGAGGGAAATCTGCAATCCTTCACATGGGCATTACAGGTAACCATTGAGGGTGAAAAACTCACAGTACTCTTTACAACCGTTCTCTTAATTAGGAAGTCTTTGTTGTTGACAGGTATTTCTCAACTTCATGAACAGAAAAGCTCCACAGACAATATTGACTGATCAAAATATGTATCTCAAAGAAGCAGTTCAAAAGGAGCTACCAAACACAAAGCATGCCCTCTCCATCGGGCTTATTGCATCCAGGTTTCTATCTTGGTTCAATGCAGTTCTCGGGAGACACTATAATGACTGGGAAAATGAGTTTTATAGGCTGCACAACATGGAAAGCACAATGGACTTTGATCTTGGATGGAGTGACATGGTGAGCTGCTATGGATTACATGGAAATAGGCACATTGCTAGTTTATTTGCATCACGGAAGCTTTGGGCATCGCCATATTTGAGAGGACATTTTTTGGCAGGGCTGGCTGCTTTGCCGGGAATTTCAAAAATAAAGGATTTTATTCAGCGGTTGTTGAGCGCCCAAACATGCCTATCCTGTTTCATTGAGCAGGTGACCATTTCATCTCATGTTTACCAAATGCCAAGTTTTTTTCACCCCTTGTAAGAAAAATCGTGATACCCTTTCACTAGTCACTACTGCTCCTGTTGAGTTCATTATAGTTTGCTGCAAGCCAACTTTGTGCAAAGTAAAAGAGTAATATAATTTAGCGTTCATTTTTTTACATAGGTTGCGGTAGTTGTTGACTACAAAGATCAAGCTGGGGAACAACAAATAGTGCAACAAAACTCGGAAAATACAATTCTGAAGACGGCAGCTCCAGTGGAAGGACATGCTGCAGCTGTTTTCACCCCATATGCATTCTATAAGCTACAGGATGAGCTTGTAGAGGCAGCCCATTATGCATACTTCCACTTGGAAGGGAATGCTTTTCTTGTCCGGCACCATACCAAGACAGATGGCGGTTGCAATGTCACATGGAACCAAAAGGAGGAGCTACTTTCTTGCAGCTGCCAAATGTTTGAGTCATCAGGGATCCTCTGCCGGCATGCCCTCCGTGTGCTCACAACGCTAAACTACTCTCAGATCCCGGACCATTACCTTCCTGTCCGATGGCATAGAACCCAGCCACAACCTTCCAAGTCATTGATTGGCGCTCCTGATCATGGCAGATCATATGAAAGGGTGAAAGCACTCCAGTCCATGGTCTCAGTTCTGGTTAGCGAAGCAGGCAaatcggaggaacggatggatctcGCGACACAGGAGGTCTCTGTCCTGCTGTCCCGGATAAGGCAGCAACCTGTTGTGGCGAATGTTTCAGGTGATGGTGTTCGTCAGCAGCGGTGACTGGCAATTTTGGTAGCTTTCCAAGGGGAAACCATTTTTAACTGTCCAACCAGTTCTTTATAAGTATTTAAGCTCAGTTTGCAGTTACTGAACTGTATGGTTTATTTGACCATTTTTGCTAAATTTCAATAGACTGATTTTGATTTCGTGCTCAGTCAAATTTTGGGGCCGTTAGATCTGGAGGCGCACATCTCAGCGTGCGATTCTGAAATGACTGACCCGGGTNNNNNNNNNNNNNNNNNNNNNNNNNNNNNNNNNNNNNNNNNNNNNNNNNNNNNNNNNNNNNNNNNNNNNNNNNNNNNNNNNNNNNNNNNNNNNNNNNNNNNNNNNNNNNNNNNNNNNNNNNNNNNNNNNNNNNNNNNNNNNNNNNNNNNNNNNNNNNNNNNNNNNNNNNNNNNNNNNNNNNNNNNNNNNNNNNNNNNNNNNNNNNNNNNNNNNNNNNNNNNNNNNNNNNNNNNNTGTGTGTCACTTCATCAGTTTCGTCTGTCCCCGGCCCAGGAGAGAGGGGTGAGCTGCTAGTTGGGGGAAAGAGAGGTAGAGATGGAGGGGaggggctgaccggcggcagcgagGTAGTCTCCGCGCACTGATTTCCTGAAAAAAATTCAGCCGGTTTGGATCTGTTAGTTGACACGGTTGAGGTCTGTGTTGGGTGTGGTTTGTGTGGAGAGCAGGGGTTTCAGGAAATCGGTAGGGAGCTGTTCTGTACACGGTCTGCTTGCATGTAGGGTAGCCAGCTCTGTGTGTTCTCATCGATTTAAGTCAAGTGCTATGCTAGAATTGGACATGTTTGTATGCTTTTCTGAATTTAAACCGTAACCAGATGCTTAAGGTGGTCAGGTTTCCCAACCTAGTTTTCTTGATGTGGTCAGGCTTTTAAAAAAGCATTTGGGGTATTAGTTAGTTGAGCTCTAGCTTTTTCAGAAGACCACTACCGGTGAATGGTTACAGAATTTTGCATGTCATTATACACTACTTTTTTTTTCTTTGATACCACTGTTTGTGCTACTAAAATCTATATTTCCTCTTAGGATAGCAAAATTTGCATGTATATACTTATATTTGCTTTTGCTGAGTGATGCTGTGTTTACGAGAGCATGTCATAACAAAATTTGTGTTTGAGGTCAGAATTATATCTTCGTGTGATATTCTCTGTCATCCACTTCTTCATTGTGTTGCACAGATCCATATCTGCTTTTCTGCCTATTCTTCATAA
This window harbors:
- the LOC119355236 gene encoding protein FAR1-RELATED SEQUENCE 11-like, translating into MERPSSGEEGEGDSPNETRISPETAAAEADDSVPYIGQRFLTHEAAYELYSGFAKQCGFSIRRHRTEGKDGVGKGLTRRYFVCHRAGNTPAKPFDDGAKQQRNRKSSRCGCQAYLRIGRDAGAGGLEWRVTGFSNYHNHELLRQDEVRFLPAYRVISESDRDRILVFAKSGITVQQMMRIMELEKCVQPGSLPFTEKDVRNLIQSFRRFEQEEESVDLLQMCRNVKEKDPNFKYDFTKDANNCVENIAWSYASSIQSYEVFGDAVVFDTTHRLTSIDMTLGIWIGMNNHGMPCFLSCVLLREGNLQSFTWALQVFLNFMNRKAPQTILTDQNMYLKEAVQKELPNTKHALSIGLIASRFLSWFNAVLGRHYNDWENEFYRLHNMESTMDFDLGWSDMVSCYGLHGNRHIASLFASRKLWASPYLRGHFLAGLAALPGISKIKDFIQRLLSAQTCLSCFIEQVAVVVDYKDQAGEQQIVQQNSENTILKTAAPVEGHAAAVFTPYAFYKLQDELVEAAHYAYFHLEGNAFLVRHHTKTDGGCNVTWNQKEELLSCSCQMFESSGILCRHALRVLTTLNYSQIPDHYLPVRWHRTQPQPSKSLIGAPDHGRSYERVKALQSMVSVLVSEAGKSEERMDLATQEVSVLLSRIRQQPVVANVSGDGVRQQR